From a single Lolium rigidum isolate FL_2022 chromosome 7, APGP_CSIRO_Lrig_0.1, whole genome shotgun sequence genomic region:
- the LOC124678570 gene encoding probable BOI-related E3 ubiquitin-protein ligase 2 translates to MAVQAHHLSHVYNNFRGLPLMDEMPGGSLYLDGQVQRAPAVADIDLAWNDNACGHGFVQRKRARVLSEAPSFLENQRAQGLVPVGDMLTRAAGSGAPSTSGRITNAAGLQQDLLSQLCRQGMEIDALVRVETERMRAGMEEARRRHVRALLSAAERASAGRLRAADAALELARSRNANLSERLAQISAEGQAWIGVAKSHEAAVAGLRATLDQLLQSPSAAEGAAGEGADAEDARSCCFETPAGGDDAADDGEAASNKSRAACKACGEGESCVLVLPCRHLCLCPACDAAVDTCPVCAATKNASLHVLLS, encoded by the exons ATGGCCGTGCAGGCGCACCACCTGTCCCACGTCTACAACAACTTCAGGGGTCTGCCTCTGATGGATGAGATGCCGGGCGGATCCCTCTACCTGGATGGGCAGGTCCAGCGCGCGCCGGCTGTGGCGGACATCGATCTTGCCTGGAACGACAACGCCTGCGGCCACGGTTTCGTGCAGAGGAAGCGGGCGCGCGTCCTTTCGGAGGCGCCTTCGTTCCTGGAAAACCAGCGCGCGCAGGGGCTTGTGCCCGTCGGCGACATGCTGACCAGGGCGGCGGGCTCCGGCGCGCCGTCCACCAGCGGGAGGATCACCAATGCTGCCGGCCTGCAGCAGGACCTGCTCTCGCAGCTGTGCCGTCAGGGCATGGAGATCGACGCGCTCGTACGAGTCGAG ACCGAGCGGATGCGCGCGGGGATGGAGGAGGCGCGACGCCGGCACGTTCGCGCGCTGCTGTCGGCGGCAGAGCGTGCTTCGGCGGGACGTCTGCGGGCCGCGGATGCCGCGCTGGAGCTCGCGCGCTCTCGCAACGCCAACCTGTCGGAGAGGCTCGCCCAGATCAGCGCGGAGGGGCAGGCGTGGATCGGCGTCGCCAAGAGCCACGAGGCCGCCGTGGCCGGACTCCGCGCCACCCTCGACCAGCTCCTGCAATCCCCTTCCGCGGCAGAAGGAGCGGCTGGAGAGGGCGCCGACGCCGAGGACGCGAGGTCCTGCTGCTTCGAGACCCCCGCGGGAGGCGACGATGCcgcggacgacggcgaggcggcgtCCAACAAGTCCAGAGCGGCGTGCAAGGCCTGCGGCGAGGGCGAGTCGTGCGTGCTGGTGCTGCCGTGCCGGCACCTGTGCCTCTGCCCCGCGTGCGACGCCGCCGTGGATACGTGCCCGGTCTGCGCGGCCACCAAGAACGCCTCCCTCCATGTCCTGCTTTCTTGA